In Monodelphis domestica isolate mMonDom1 chromosome 4, mMonDom1.pri, whole genome shotgun sequence, one DNA window encodes the following:
- the LOC100018240 gene encoding olfactory receptor 52I1-like, whose translation MLDLLSNHTSLLPATFFLMGVPGLEEAHLWLAALLSTMYTVILMGNSLIMTVVCVDPVLHEPMYYFLCVLAGVDIIMATSVAPKMLSVFWSGNGTIGFTACFTQMYIVHTATAMESGLLLAMAFDRYVAICKPLHYNTILTPQKILGINAAIVLRAAIALIPLSWMVSSLPYCGSHMIPHSYCEHMAVAKLACADYMPSSLYSLIGSSVVVGIDVTFITTSYILILQAVFSLSSQKARHKALSTCGSHVGVMALYYLPGLISVYVDWIGKDMVPMHTQVLLADLYLVIPPTLNPIIYGLRTKRIWDRLRNPLVTSFPGHHFVNPQKDSRSKQVFVMGNRSTEGV comes from the coding sequence ATGCTGGATCTACTGTCCAACCACACTTCTTTGCTTCCTGCCACCTTCTTCCTCATGGGTGTCCCAGGCCTTGAGGAAGCTCACCTTTGGCTGGCAGCCCTACTCAGCACTATGTACACTGTGAtcctcatggggaacagcctCATCATGACTGTGGTCTGTGTAGACCCTGTACTTCATGAGCCCATGTATTATTTCCTGTGTGTCTTGGCTGGTGTGGACATCATTATGGCAACTTCTGTGGCTCCAAAGATGCTGAGCGTCTTCTGGTCAGGCAATGGCACCATTGGCTTCACTGCCTGCTTCACCCAGATGTACATTGTTCATACTGCCACAGCCATGGAGTCAGGGTTGCTGTTAGCCATGGCTTTTGACCGCTATGTGGCCATCTGCAAACCCCTCCATTATAATACCATCCTGACACCACAGAAAATCCTGGGCATTAATGCAGCCATTGTGTTGAGGGCTGCAATTGCTTTAATACCACTGAGCTGGATGGTGAGTAGTCTTCCCTATTGTGGCTCCCACATGATCCCCCATTCCTATTGTGAGCATATGGCTGTGGCCAAACTGGCATGTGCTGACTATATGCCCAGCAGCCTTTATAGCTTGATTGGCTCCTCTGTTGTTGTGGGTATCGATGTAACCTTCATCACTACCTCTTATATTCTGATCCTTCAAGCTGTATTTAGCCTTTCTTCCCAGAAAGCAAGGCACAAAGCCCTTAGCACGTGTGGCTCTCATGTAGGGGTCATGGCTCTCTATTATTTGCCTGGTTTAATTTCCGTCTATGTGGACTGGATTGGGAAGGATATGGTACCTATGCATACCCAGGTACTATTAGCTGACTTGTACCTAGTCATCCCACCCACCTTGAACCCTATTATCTATGGCCTGAGAACTAAGAGGATCTGGGATAGGTTGAGAAATCCATTAGTCACCAGCTTTCCTGGGCACCACTTTGTGAACCCCCAAAAGGATAGTAGATCAAAGCAAGTATTTGTAATGGGAAATAGATCCACAGAAGGAGTGTAG